One genomic window of Cydia splendana chromosome 16, ilCydSple1.2, whole genome shotgun sequence includes the following:
- the LOC134798429 gene encoding dnaJ homolog subfamily C member 2, whose amino-acid sequence MTEGETSNSTRTVAVPCPFVKRKVECVGAAFLRYFNIKCHGEDALFETSTANEKSEEVVFDDDVEYLRSLDPKEWKQQDHYAVLGMKQLRYRATDDDIKRAYRQKVLRHHPDKRKAQGEDVRSDDDYFTCITKAYETLGTPAKRRSYDSVDPEFDDSVPTAGDVKKEGFYKTFTKLFEQNARWSEKRHVPLLGDDDSPREAVERFYAFWYEFDSWREFSYLDEEEKERGQDREERRWIEKQNKAARAKLKKEEMARIRSLVDLAYAHDPRVQRFKQDDKDKKLAAKRARQDAVQAKKAEEERLMKEALAAKQKAEEAERARIEAARAEREQVKKLLRKERKALRDLCKANNYYAQTDEETVAHMAAVEKICEMMKVLELQELGKKLEAAGRDAFLQTVKEAEDRLEEERQSLFETKKEQQQKVKKELASKLPIEWSADMTQLLIKAVNLFPAGTSQRWDVVANFLNQHGTFIDDRRFNAKEVLAKAKDLQSSDFSKSSLKKAANEEAFDTFEKEKKKAVSVDDNSISKSDSGSKLVNGTAKPKMNGDVPKEVKEVSWTKTEQELLEQAIKTFPVSTPERWDKIADCLPNRSKKDCMKRYKELVELVKAKKQASNLAK is encoded by the exons ATGACGGAGGGCGAGACTAGTAACAGTACGCGGACGGTGGCGGTGCCGTGCCCGTTCGTGAAGAGGAAAGTGGAATGCGTCGGAGCGGCGTTCCTGAGATACTTCAATATCAAATGCCACGGCGAGGATGCTTTGTTCGAAACGTCCACGGCGAACGAGAAATCGGAGGAGGTGGTGTTCGACGACGACGTGGAGTACCTGCGGAGCCTTGACCCTAAAGAATGGAAACAGCAGGACCACTACGCGGTGTTGGGTATGAAACAGCTGCGCTACAGAGCTACGGACGATGACATTAAACGCGCGTACAGACAGAAAGTGCTGCGCCACCACCCGGACAAGCGCAAGGCGCAGGGCGAGGACGTGCGCAGCGACGACGACTACTTCACCTGCATCACGAAGGCGTACGAGACGCTGGGCACGCCCGCCAAGCGCCGCTCCTACGACTCCGTGGACCCGGAGTTCGACGACTCCGTGCCGACGGCCGGCGACGTCAAGAAGGAGGGCTTCTACAAGACGTTCACCAAGCTGTTCGAGCAGAACGCGCGCTGGTCGGAGAAGCGCCACGTGCCGCTGCTGGGCGACGACGACAGCCCGCGCGAGGCCGTCGAGCGCTTCTACGCGTTCTGGTACGAGTTCGACTCGTGGCGCGAGTTCTCCTACCTCGATGAGGAGGAGAAGGAGCGCGGGCAGGACCGCGAGGAGCGCCGCTGGATCGAGAAGCAGAACAAGGCAGCGCGGGCCAAGCTGAAGAAGGAGGAGATGGCGCGCATCCGCTCCCTCGTGGACCTGGCGTACGCGCACGACCCGCGCGTGCAGCGCTTCAAGCAGGACGACAAGGACAAGAAGCTCGCCGCCAAGCGCGCCCGACAG GATGCCGTGCAAGCGAAGAAGGCGGAAGAAGAGAGGCTCATGAAGGAGGCGCTGGCGGCCAAGCAGAAGGCGGAAGAGGCCGAGCGCGCGCGGATCGAGGCCGCCCGCGCTGAGAGGGAGCAGGTCAAGAAACTGCTAAGGAAG GAACGTAAAGCCCTACGAGACTTGTGCAAGGCCAACAACTACTACGCGCAGACGGACGAGGAGACGGTCGCGCACATGGCGGCCGTCGAGAAGATCTGCGAGATGATGAAGGTCCTCGAGCTGCAGGAGCTCGGCAAGAAGCTCGAAGCCGCCGGCCGGGACGCCTTCCTGCAGACCGTCAAGGAGGCAGAGGACAGGCTCGAAGAAGAGCGCCAGTCACTCTTTGAAACTAAGAAAGAACAACAACAGAAAGTCAAGAAGGAACTAGCATCTAAATTACCCATTGAATGGTCCGCCGACATGACACAGTTGCTCATCAAAGCTGTGAACTTATTCCCCGCCGGCACCAGCCAGCGCTGGGACGTGGTAGCCAACTTCCTCAACCAACACGGAACCTTCATAGACGATAGACGCTTCAACGCTAAAGAAGTACTCGCCAAAGCCAAGGACCTCCAGAGCTCAGACTTTTCTAAGAGTAGCCTCAAAAAAGCTGCTAACGAAGAAGCATTTGACACATTTGAGAAGGAAAAGAAGAAAGCGGTCAGCGTTGATGACAACAGCATATCAAAGAGCGACAGTGGATCCAAGCTAGTCAACGGAACAGCCAAGCCTAAAATGAACGGAGACGTACCTAAAGAAGTCAAAGAAGTATCCTGGACGAAAACTGAGCAGGAGCTACTTGAACAGGCCATCAAGACCTTCCCTGTGAGCACTCCGGAGAGATGGGACAAGATTGCAGACTGCCTTCCCAACCGGTCCAAGAAGGACTGCATGAAGAGATACAAGGAACTAGTAGAATTAGTGAAGGCAAAGAAGCAAGCCTCCAACTTAGCTAAATAA
- the LOC134797936 gene encoding glutathione S-transferase 1-like, with translation MGGSPSRPLMTSLKHCTLWKADRSPACRAVLMALDAMNIDIHEVDVNMDKEEHKSPGIVSMNPLQTLPILKDRDLIISDSHAITTYLASRYCTEMSKFLLPTDPGSRALIDQFLHFNSCVLYPQYKAASNPILRGTLRNVDKKTNDEIQYAYADMEQMLAKRPWFSSGNWPSLGDISLAATVSTLNILVPIDVSNFPKLSCWLHRMAEENFFCTANKKGLSEFSRRIGELS, from the exons ATGGGGGGTTCCCCTAGTAGGCCTCTAATGACCAGTTTAAA GCACTGCACTCTGTGGAAAGCAGACCGCAGCCCTGCGTGTCGTGCAGTCTTGATGGCATTGGATGCTATGAACATCGATATTCATGAAGTAGACGTCAACATGGATAAAGAAGAACATAAAAGTCCAGGAATAGTTTCt ATGAACCCTCTTCAAACATTGCCGATTTTAAAGGATAGAGATTTGATAATAAGTGATAG CCACGCCATCACGACGTACCTGGCATCCCGCTACTGCACGGAGATGAGCAAGTTCCTGTTGCCAACGGATCCTGGCAGTCGCGCCCTTATCGACCAATTCCTGCACTTCAACAGCTGCGTGCTTTACCCGCAGTACAAGGCGGCATCT AACCCAATTCTGCGTGGCACGCTGCGCAATGTAGACAAGAAGACGAATGACGAGATCCAGTATGCGTACGCTGACATGGAGCAGATGCTAGCAAAGCGACCGTGGTTCAGCAGCGGCAACTGGCCTTCGCTCGGCGACATTTCGCTCGCCGCCACCGTCAGCACTCTCAACATACTCGTGCCCATCGATGTCAGCAA TTTTCCTAAGCTATCCTGTTGGCTGCATCGCATGGCTGAGGAGAACTTCTTCTGCACTGCCAACAAGAAAGGACTCTCGGAGTTCTCGAGAAGAATAGGCGAGTTGAGTTGA
- the LOC134798442 gene encoding pyroglutamyl-peptidase 1, with protein MCNDLELFFKPIVLVTGFGPFLGHPVNASWEAVKLMDKEALEKQHNIELVTLELPVTYSNVDEFVPALWDTHEPKLMVHVGVSRVAECLTLETQAHRKGYQRQDYLEQCPANHCCAAPGGGAVRLHTKLDVSRICAELNQDEELTAVESKDAGRYLCEYIYYTSLAADSTRTLFVHVPDTDVWDTARVTRGLERIVALCLTQLRERDGVNDTAGKMAEVSLQDTNEV; from the exons ATGTGCAACGACTTGGAGTTGTTCTTCAAGCCGATAGTGTTGGTGACGGGGTTCGGGCCGTTCCTGGGGCACCCCGTGAACGCGAGTTGGGAGGCGGTTAAGCTGATGGACAAGGAGGCGCTGGAGAAGCAGCACAACATCGAGCTGGTGACGCTGGAGCTGCCCGTCACCTACAGCAACGTCGACGAGTTCGTGCCGGCGCTGTGGGACACGCACGAGCCTAAG CTGATGGTCCACGTGGGCGTGTCTCGAGTGGCGGAGTGCCTCACGCTGGAGACGCAGGCGCACCGCAAGGGCTACCAGCGGCAGGACTACCTCGAGCAGTGTCCCGCCAACCACTGCTGCGCGGCGCCCGGTGGCGGCGCCGTCAGGCTGCACACGAAGCTGGATGTCTCCAGGATATGCGCCGAGCTCAACCAGGACGAGGAGCTAACTGCCGTCGAGTCCAAGGACGCGGGCCG ATACCTATGCGAGTACATCTACTACACATCCCTCGCCGCCGACAGCACGCGCACCCTGTTCGTGCACGTCCCCGACACGGACGTGTGGGACACGGCGCGCGTCACCAGAGGCCTCGAGCGCATCGTCGCACTCTGTCTCACGCAGCTGCGCGAGCGGGACGGCGTCAACGACACCGCTGGGAAGATGGCTGAAGTTAGCTTACAAGATACTAACGAGGTTTAA